gaaaaacaaagttGAGGATTTGTTTGATATAAAGACAAATAtgggaaattaaaattttaattattttgattaaTGCAAAACTTTCTCGACACCGTGTTCAAACTTAAAATGTTACATTCTAACCTCGATAGGAGAGTCTGGTTCATCCAGGATGCTCTTCTCACTCTGTATccgctgcatcgtccctgtagaACCGGGATCCATTATCAACACgttctgaccagcagctctgccgAACTTACAGTCACTCTTTCTGGAGTCAGTCGTCCTGCACACCTCGTAATTGTACACGTGTGGGAGAGTCCCTGTCCCCACAGTGTCTGAGTAACGTGGTGGATAATATGGAATGACAGGGAGACTGGAGTGATACAGGATGCGAGACTGTCTCCACCTGTAGATTTTCACCGAGATAATCACCAccaaagacgtgatgaagaggaaggaaactacagccaaagccaacaccaagtaaaaagtcaggttgtcattgtactccttgtcgtgtggaaagtcagtgaactccgacagcacttcagggaagctgtccgccaccaccacgttaacaatgactgtagctgaacgagagggctgtccgttgtcctccactataacagtcagtctttgtttcacagcatctttatcagacacttggcggatgcttctgatttctccattctgtgagcccacttcaaacagcgccctgtctgtggctttctgcagtttataggagagccaggcattctgtccagagtccacatcaacagccaccactttggtcaccagatagcccacatctgctgaacgaggcaccatttcagccaccagagagcctccagtctggactgggTACAGAACCTGAGGAGGGTTGTCGTTCTGGTCCTGGATCACTATTTTCACACTCACGTTACTACTGAGTGGAGGGGAGCCTCCATCCTGCGCTCTGACGCGGAAGTGGAAATCTCTGATCTGCTCGTAGTCAAAAGAGCGCACTGCATGGATGACTCCACTGTCAGCACTGACGGACACATAAGAGGAGACTGGCACTCCGTTAACAGAGGAGTCCTCCAGGATGTAAGAAACACGGGCATTCTGGTTCCAGTCAGCGTCTCTAGCTTTCACCGTGAATACAGAGAGAcctggtgtgttgttttctacAATGTAGGCCTCATATGAGCTCCTCTCAAAGACAGGCGCGTTATCATTGACGTCAGAGATCTGCAAGGTGAGAGTGACGCTGCTGGAGAGGGAGGGTACTCCCTCATCAGAACAGCTCACGGTGATGTTATACTCAGaggatctctctctgtctaaatCACTGTCTGTTACTAGActataaaaattatttgtagATGCTTTTAGAGTGAAAGGAATATTTTCGCTGATGAAACATTTAACATTTCCATTTTCTCCTGAGTCCCTGTCCTCAATATTTATCATTGTAACCACTGTATTGAGTTTTGCATTTTCTGATATCACATTTGATTTAGACATGATGTTAATTTCGGGCTCGTTATCATTTACATCCGTCACATCAACAATTAATTTACACGAATCAGTCAGTCCTCCATCATCACTGGCAAGTAAATTTATTTCGTAATTTCGGGACTCTTCAAAGTTTAGATTTCCAATTAAAGTAACCTGACCGTTATCTTCATTTACCTCAAACACTTTCAAGACGTCATCTAATGTGTTTGTGATTGAATATTTAATTCTACCATTTGAACCATGATCTGCGTCTGAGGCTTTAACAGTGGAAACAACGGTACCTTTAGGTGAATTCTCAGTAACTGTAGCTTTGTATATGGGCTGTGTGAAAACGGGAGCATTATCATTAGCATCTAAAACTGTGATGACGATCAGCATTGTTCCTGACATCTGCGGCTCTCCTCCATCTACAGCCGTCAACACGAGAGATAtctgctcctccttctctctgtctaAAGGTTTCTGCAGCACCATCTCCACGATTTTATTCCCGTCAGCTTTATTTTGTAGTTTCAGAGCAAAATTATCGGTAGGTTTTAATTCGTACCTTTGAAGATCGTTATTTCCTACATCGAGATCCACAGCCCGTTTTAATACAAATATGGCACCCAGAGTCGCTGACTCACTGAtcttaaatttcatttcactctTTTCAAATGTTGGTGCGTTATCATTGACATCTGTGATCTGGACGGTAACAGAGTAAAATTCCATCGGATTCTCCAAAATGATCTGAAAGTGTAAAGCACACGGCGTCGTCCGTCTACAGAGCGCCTCTCTGTCGATTCTCTCCTTCACAAGGAGGactcctctttctctgttcaGCTCCATGTATTCGTCGTTGTCTCGGGAATAAATTCGAGCTTTCCCAGACGACAGGCGTTTGGGTTGTAAACCTAAATCATGCGCAATATTTCCGACTAAAGATCCTTTAGTCATTTCCTCTGGAATCGTGTAGCTGATTTGTCCGTGAACGGAGccgatgaagaggagagagataaagagcaGTACTTGCCTCGTCATTGTTCGCTCCAAATTATCTCCGTGCGAGTCAGAGAATTAATATCcaacaaaaatatcaatatttccAGTACAAGAGCTTAGTTTTTCGCATCTGTTATCCAAATTCGGGAATTCAGGTCTGAATATCCAATATTTCTCATCAAATATCTCCACTGTTCGTGTGTCCGTGCTTTTCCTTCGTGGTCTTTCTTTATTATGTCGATCTTACTAGGAGGTGCAGCAACAACAATACAGTCAACCGAAGACACTCTGGTCAACAGCGGCCCTAAGAGTTCATATTAGACAACTGCAGGAAACCAACATGAATTAAATCTGTGTTCAGAACACTGTCATCAGTTCTGAATTCAGTTATTTTGATCTAAAACACAGAAGGAAATTAAATTCGTCCTGTATTGTATGTACATTATGTTAAGTTCTATGGGTGCACGAAGTTACGTTGGGCATGGGATTATATGTTCAAGATGTGTTAATGTGAAACCTCATTTATCGTaagacatttataaaaatgtttttactcaCGCCGAGTGACTCGCTACACGTTTACAACTGCAATTAAAATCATCTTGTAAATCTAATGTAAACTTAATCTGTGTTAGTTTAGAGAGGGGTCATTCAGGTATTAGTAGGATGATTTGTTTTGATGAGGAAAACTAACTTTATGTTACATGATTTGTGTGACGTCATGTCAGTGGACGAGTATGGCAACCATCGAATGaatgatgatgacattaaaTGACCTCTATAGATATTAAACGTACTTCAGCTTGATTTCAATATTGTATAGCAGCAAAATTTAAACCAACCTGGTGAAACGTAAATGACGAAGAGACAACAAAAACCAGCTTTAGTACAACAGGATCAAAACGCTGCACTCGTTGAAAGTGGGAAGATTTTTCTTGCGCTGTCCATAGTGCTGAAAAGCAGTTCCTAATTTCACACTagaactcccaaggcagtcattGTGACtgcttttaaaattttaaatgtcataacttggttttaaGAAAACCTATGCATCAATAGGaccctgacttttcctaaagATGTGTATATCGTATTCTAACATtttttgattattaaaatttcaaaacacaaaagagatctggGTATTACTACCTAGAACCAccataggcagtcattttgactgctctgACATCATTTGTATGTAATTTGTATTACCATTAAAATAGCTGAGAATAAATACGTTGAAGAGGTAAatacacatcaggacactaaattaaaactataatgattgatttttttgttaaattaatcAGGACAACATAgattctctgcaattacacatccaaattcaaactgtgaaaaaaaaatctaaatgtatcctgcttcaaaataggtttgtgtcatcattagaccttaatgTTGTACACCGAAAACTGTGGGACCACTGTTGTGtcgatttattttttaattgatttatctTCATCTATTTATCGTtaacatttaaagaaatgtgttAAGTGTAGGCAGCGGAATGTGGAACCTTTCTGACGGGAGCAGTTGCGCCCCGGGTTGTCTAAGGTGGGACCCTCCTCCACACCTCAGACGTAACCTGAACGACAAAGTGAGCGGTTCGTCTATTTAttgctgctgcatttcatcAGTGTTTTACAGGTCAGTAGTTGGTAAAAAATACCAATTTCAACTCATGAAGAGTCAACGTCGCACAAAAAAGTGTTAGAAAGAACGTGTGACAGTGTTCGAGTGTTTCTGTTAACTTTGTGAATCGTGGAAATGCCCCTAAGACAGAAGGTACACAAACCGCGTCGCGGGTGTTTTGGGTTTGCTTTACCCTCAGTTTGGTCTTGCAGACAGAACGCTAGTGTTGCTACAGAGTGAGATTCGGGCTCCCACACGTAATTAATTTTCctggaaatggaaaaacaaagcaaaggtGTAGGAACAATAAAGCAAAAgataattgtgtcaaatgtcataagGTAGATGGAGCTGGACAAGGAAGGGgcaggttacctgtgttgaatGAGTGTTTGTGAGCCATAAGGAAAACAACTAGGCATTGTAACAGCAGTGTCCCTAGCTGTCTGGCAGCTGtcacagcattattgaatgCTAATAATAGCttataattttcattgttaagatCTAATCACAACACCAACCTATTTTGAAGCCGGATacacttttttgtattttacagttCAAATTTGGTTGTGTATTTGCAGAGAAGTTATGTTgcgtcaataaaataaataaaaatgcaatcatCACAGTTTTTATatagtgtcctgatgtgtttttacctattccatcTATTTAGTCTTGGACATTTTAATAacaatccaaattatatacatataatgtccgagcagtcaaaatgattACCTATGGTAGTTCTAGTAGTTGCAGAATCCTGGTGCACCGAGTGTCACGGAAGGAGCATGAATGCATTTTCTTAATATTTTCAAATCTGATGCACATGTTGTTAAAATCACTGTTTTAAGCCGAGAGCCTCACCTCTAGAGGAGAGTCTGGTTCATCCAGGATGCTCTTCTCACTCTGTATccgctgcatcgtccctgtagaACTGGGATCCATTATCAACACgttctgaccagcagctctgccaAACTTACAGTCACTCTTTCTGGAGTCAGTCGTCCTGCACACCTCGTAATTGTACACGTGTGGGAGAGTCCCTGTCCCCAAAGTGTCTGAGTAACGTGGTGGATAATATGGAATGACAGGGAGACTGGAGTGATACAGGATGCGAGACTGTCTCCACCTGTAGATTTTCACCGAGATAATCACCAccaaagacgtgatgaagaggaaggaaactacagccaaagccaacaccaagtaaaaagtcaggttgtcattgtactccttgtcgtgtggaaagtcagtgaactccgacagcacttcagggaagctgtccgccaccaccacgttaacaatgactgtagctgaacgagagggctgtccgttgtcctccactataacagtcagtctttgtttcacagcatctttatcagacacttggcggatgcttctgatttctccattctgtgagcccacttcaaacagcgccctgtctgtggctttctgcagtttataggagagccaggcattctgtccagagtccacatcaacagccaccactttggtcaccagatagcccacatctgctgaacgaggcaccatttcagccaccagagagcctccagtctggactgggTACAGAACCTGAGGAGGGTTGTCGTTCTGGTCCTGGATCACTATTTTCACACTCACGTTACTACTGAGAGGAGGGGAGCCTCCATCCTGCGCTCTGACGCGGAAGTGGAAATCTCTGATCTGCTCGTAGTCAAAAGAGCGCACTGCATGGATGACTCCACTGTCAGCACTGACGGACACATATGAGGAGACTGGCACTCCGTTAACAGAGGAGTCCTCCAGGATGTAAGAAACACGGGCATTCTGGTTCCAGTCAGCGTCTCTAGCTTTCACCGTGAATACAGAGAGAcctggtgtgttgttttctacAATGTAGGCCTCATATGAGCTCCTCTCAAAGACAGGCGCGTTATCATTGACGTCAGAGATCTGGAGGGTGAGAGTGACGCTGCTGGAGAGGGAGGGTACTCCCTCATCAGAACAGCTCACGGTGATGTTATACTCAGaggatctctctctgtctaaatCACTGTCTGTTACTAAActataaaaattatttgtagATGCTTTTAGAGTGAAAGGAATATTTTCGCTGATGAAACATTTAACGTCTCCGTTTTCTCCTGAGTCCCTGTCCTCAATATTTATCATTGTAACCACTGTATTGAGTTTTGCATTTTCTGATATCACATTTGATTTTGACATGATGTTAATTTCGGGCTCGTTGTCATTCACATCCGTCACATCAACAATTAATTTACACGAATCTGTCAGTCCTCCATCATCACTGGCAagtaaatttatttgaaaattttttgctttttcatagTCAATTTCACCAATTAATGAAATCTGTCCGTCATCTTTATTTACCTTAAAAAGCTTTCTGACGCtgtcaaatgtgtttgtgattgaATATGTAATTTTACCATTTGAACCATGGTCTGCGTCTGAGGCTTTAACAGTGGAAACAACGGTACCTTTAGGTGAATTCTCAGTAACTGTAGCTTTGTATATGGGCTGTGTGAAAACGGGAGCATTATCATTAACATCTAAAACTGTGATGACGATCAGCATTGTTCCTGACATCTGCGGCTCTCCTCCATCTACAGCCGTCAACACGAGAGATAtctgctcctccttctctctgtccaAAGGTTTCTGCAGCATCATTTCAACGTTTTTACTACCATCGGGGACATTTTGTAGCTTCAGAGCAAAATTATTAGTTGGTTTTAATTCATAGCTTTGGAGGTCATTTATTCCAACATCGAGATCCGCAGCTCTTTCCAGAACAAATTTTGCTCCTGCCATGGCCGACTCACTAATTTTGAATTTCATCTCACTTTTTTCGAAAGCAGGTGCGTTATCATTTATGTCGGTAATCTGAACAGTAACAGAGAAAAACTCCATAGGATTCTCCAATACAATTTGAAAATGCACAGCGCACAGGACCGTCTCTGGACACAGAGCCTCTCTGTCGAGCCTCTCTTTGACAAGGAGGactcctctttctctgttcaGCTCGATGTACTCGTCGCTGCTTCGAGAGTATATTTGAGCTTTACCTACTATCAAACGTTTTATTTCTAAGCCTAAATCGTGTGCTATATTACCCACTATCGATCCTTTCGTCAGTTCTTCGGGTATGGAGTAGCTGACTTGCCCGATGACCGAATGAAGGGAAAGGAGAGAGATGAAAAGGAGTACTTGCCGATTCATTGTTCTATGCGATCTTTGCCACTGAGACTCCATGTTGGTTTTAAAttccaaacattaaaaaaaaaaaaatcaaatagaCGTTGAAATCCAAAATCGAATCTCAAATAAGCAGCTGTATTATCATCAAGGTAAAGACAAACGCAGTTCAGACGGAAATGTTTCTTCTTTCGTTGACAGGCGCACTAGCAAAAATTTCCCGTCTTTACTCGTCGTGATGTCTTTGTGTTGTGTCGATATTACTAGGGAGGTGCAACCAGCATCCTCTCAATCATCCAGACTCTGGTCTACAGCGGCCCTAAGAGTCCATATTGTAAAACTGCAGCACATCAACTGAATGCAACTCAGGAAATTTCACTCAAAGCGATGTGGACATTGAACTACAAGTCGTGAATTAATGTATTGTCTTAAAATCGACGTTAAGATATAATTTAGCAATCCATTATATCCACCAGTAACAATTTAAAAGAGAATATAGGAAAGAAATGAAGGCAATGCAGAGATTCGATCTGGCGGGACCGTCAGGAATAAGTGGCTCAAAGACGGAATTGAAAGActggaaaaatacaaatatgacGGGGTTTGTTATTGACAAGAaagcagtaaaagaaaaaagaacggaaaaaattatattgaaaaACTGCTAAGCAGTGATTAAAAAAGGCATACGggtttataatttatttttgtcatttggtaCTGCAACGAATCGACTGTAAATGAACGACAAGCACTTCAATCAGTTAATGTAATTTGGTGCAGTAGCACTGAAATAACTGCAATCGATTTTATGAATTGAAAGTTGTTTATGACAAATCTTTTCTCACGTACTGCCATGATTGATACTATTATAAGACTTACCATGACTACTACAACCACTACAAATAGaaccacattttatttgttatttgtcatGTACTGCTATAATTGATACAATTATCAGAATCATGACTACTAAAACTACTGCAAATAGAAgagcattttaataataattttttctgAATTCAATTCACCGAACCAAGCATGAAGAGAATCGAAGGAAAGAATACGATGAAGGTTGCTCTAAAAAGGAAACTTAAAACTATGCAAATTATCTCAATCATAGGTACTAAATGGCCAGATAGGTCATGAATCAATGCTGTCTTAAAGAAAATATCCCATTACAGTTTGACTCAATATATGCTACGGAAATAATTCCTTCATTCGTTCATTTCTGTGCAGCTTTTCCCGCGGGTCACGTGGTTtactggagccaatcccagcggaGGTATTGGCGCGGGATGGGGCGGTGTTCCGGCCGGACAAGTTGCCAGCGCACCAAGTAACCGAAAGAACTATAACCTTTTACACTAGTTAACAGTAAAATTGTTAGTACACATTAGCTGCTacaagagaaagagaagtgCAACGTCAATACATCGTTACTCAAATATAATTAACACTGTACGTTCTTCAAAAGATCGGAATGCGGAAGTGACAGTGACAAATCAAACTGGGAAATTGTCTATGGTGCTGAAGAAAACTCTACAACGGCCAATGTACTGCATCACTGTCACTGAGCACAGAAGGAAACATGAAgcaatgtcttttttaaaatagatgaaatcacaccaaatgaaaaaatagttttcttaAGAAAGAAAGCTAACCTGTAAGGGAGAGTCTGGTTCGTCCAGGATGCTCTTCTCACTCTGTATccgctgcatcgtccctgtagaACTGGGATCCATTATCAACACgttctgaccagcagctctgccgAACTTACAGTCACTCTTTCTGGAGTCAGTCGTCCTGCACACCTCGTAATTGTACACGTGTGGGAGAGTCCCTGTCCCCACAGTGTCTGAGTAACGTGGTGGATAATATGGAATGACAGGGAGACTGGAGTGATACAGGATGCGAGACTGTCTCCACCTGTAGATTTTCACCGAGATAATCACCAccaaagacgtgatgaagaggaaggaaactacagccaaagccaacaccaagtaaaaagtcaggttgtcattgtactccttgtcgtgtggaaagtcagtgaactccgacagcacttcagggaagctgtccgccaccaccacgttaacaatgactgtagctgaacgagagggctgtccgttgtcctccactataacagtcagtctttgtttcacagcatctttatcagacacttggcggatgcttctgatttctccattctgtgagcccacttcaaacagcgccctgtctgtggctttctgcagtttataggagagccaggcattctgtccagagtccacatcaacagccaccactttggtcaccagatagcccacatctgctgaacgaggcaccatttcagccaccagagagcctccagtctggactgggTACAGAACCTGAGGAGGGTTGTCGTTCTGGTCTTGGATCACTATTTTCACACTC
The Antennarius striatus isolate MH-2024 chromosome 10, ASM4005453v1, whole genome shotgun sequence genome window above contains:
- the LOC137602987 gene encoding protocadherin beta-16-like; protein product: MTRQVLLFISLLFIGSVHGQISYTIPEEMTKGSLVGNIAHDLGLQPKRLSSGKARIYSRDNDEYMELNRERGVLLVKERIDREALCRRTTPCALHFQIILENPMEFYSVTVQITDVNDNAPTFEKSEMKFKISESATLGAIFVLKRAVDLDVGNNDLQRYELKPTDNFALKLQNKADGNKIVEMVLQKPLDREKEEQISLVLTAVDGGEPQMSGTMLIVITVLDANDNAPVFTQPIYKATVTENSPKGTVVSTVKASDADHGSNGRIKYSITNTLDDVLKVFEVNEDNGQVTLIGNLNFEESRNYEINLLASDDGGLTDSCKLIVDVTDVNDNEPEINIMSKSNVISENAKLNTVVTMINIEDRDSGENGNVKCFISENIPFTLKASTNNFYSLVTDSDLDRERSSEYNITVSCSDEGVPSLSSSVTLTLQISDVNDNAPVFERSSYEAYIVENNTPGLSVFTVKARDADWNQNARVSYILEDSSVNGVPVSSYVSVSADSGVIHAVRSFDYEQIRDFHFRVRAQDGGSPPLSSNVSVKIVIQDQNDNPPQVLYPVQTGGSLVAEMVPRSADVGYLVTKVVAVDVDSGQNAWLSYKLQKATDRALFEVGSQNGEIRSIRQVSDKDAVKQRLTVIVEDNGQPSRSATVIVNVVVADSFPEVLSEFTDFPHDKEYNDNLTFYLVLALAVVSFLFITSLVVIISVKIYRWRQSRILYHSSLPVIPYYPPRYSDTVGTGTLPHVYNYEVCRTTDSRKSDCKFGRAAGQNVLIMDPGSTGTMQRIQSEKSILDEPDSPIEVRM
- the LOC137603135 gene encoding protocadherin beta-16-like, which translates into the protein MNRQVLLFISLLSLHSVIGQVSYSIPEELTKGSIVGNIAHDLGLEIKRLIVGKAQIYSRSSDEYIELNRERGVLLVKERLDREALCPETVLCAVHFQIVLENPMEFFSVTVQITDINDNAPAFEKSEMKFKISESAMAGAKFVLERAADLDVGINDLQSYELKPTNNFALKLQNVPDGSKNVEMMLQKPLDREKEEQISLVLTAVDGGEPQMSGTMLIVITVLDVNDNAPVFTQPIYKATVTENSPKGTVVSTVKASDADHGSNGKITYSITNTFDSVRKLFKVNKDDGQISLIGEIDYEKAKNFQINLLASDDGGLTDSCKLIVDVTDVNDNEPEINIMSKSNVISENAKLNTVVTMINIEDRDSGENGDVKCFISENIPFTLKASTNNFYSLVTDSDLDRERSSEYNITVSCSDEGVPSLSSSVTLTLQISDVNDNAPVFERSSYEAYIVENNTPGLSVFTVKARDADWNQNARVSYILEDSSVNGVPVSSYVSVSADSGVIHAVRSFDYEQIRDFHFRVRAQDGGSPPLSSNVSVKIVIQDQNDNPPQVLYPVQTGGSLVAEMVPRSADVGYLVTKVVAVDVDSGQNAWLSYKLQKATDRALFEVGSQNGEIRSIRQVSDKDAVKQRLTVIVEDNGQPSRSATVIVNVVVADSFPEVLSEFTDFPHDKEYNDNLTFYLVLALAVVSFLFITSLVVIISVKIYRWRQSRILYHSSLPVIPYYPPRYSDTLGTGTLPHVYNYEVCRTTDSRKSDCKFGRAAGQNVLIMDPSSTGTMQRIQSEKSILDEPDSPLEVRLSA